A stretch of Methanosphaerula palustris E1-9c DNA encodes these proteins:
- a CDS encoding nucleotide-binding protein, translating into MTASRNIAIYGKGGIGKSTTSSNLSAALSELGLTVMQIGCDPKADSTNNLRGGESIPSVLDALRSGKKIEIGDIVFKGFNGVLCVEAGGPEPGVGCAGRGIITAIELLKQKKVFEEFSPDIVLYDVLGDVVCGGFSVPIREGVAEQVYTVASSDFMALYAANNLFKGIKKYANNGGALFSGIIANSMSKPVQREIIDDFAVHTSTTVAGYVERSLAVTRSELRGQTVIERDPDSPQADVYRRLAKGIVENQKRYVPAPLDAEELKKWASSWSDRIIGQDADEEAPKSTSYPPAGSEGLS; encoded by the coding sequence ATGACAGCATCACGTAATATTGCCATTTATGGAAAAGGAGGTATAGGAAAGTCGACGACCTCATCAAATCTCTCTGCAGCCCTCTCTGAACTGGGCCTCACTGTCATGCAGATCGGGTGCGATCCCAAGGCCGACTCGACCAACAACCTCCGTGGCGGGGAGTCGATCCCCTCGGTGCTGGACGCCCTGCGAAGTGGAAAGAAGATCGAGATCGGAGATATCGTCTTCAAAGGATTCAATGGGGTTCTCTGTGTCGAGGCCGGCGGGCCCGAGCCCGGAGTCGGCTGCGCAGGCCGGGGAATCATCACGGCCATCGAACTGCTGAAACAGAAGAAGGTCTTTGAGGAGTTCTCCCCTGATATCGTGCTGTACGATGTGCTCGGCGATGTGGTCTGCGGTGGTTTCTCTGTCCCGATCCGGGAAGGAGTGGCAGAGCAGGTCTATACCGTCGCCTCTTCCGACTTCATGGCTCTCTATGCCGCCAATAATCTCTTCAAGGGGATCAAGAAGTATGCGAACAATGGTGGAGCTCTCTTCAGCGGGATCATCGCAAACTCGATGAGCAAGCCGGTCCAGCGGGAGATCATCGATGATTTCGCCGTTCATACGTCGACGACCGTCGCAGGCTACGTGGAGCGATCTCTGGCCGTGACCAGGAGTGAACTCCGGGGGCAGACGGTCATCGAACGGGATCCTGACTCCCCCCAGGCCGATGTCTATCGAAGGCTTGCGAAGGGGATTGTCGAGAATCAGAAGCGGTATGTTCCCGCTCCGCTCGATGCCGAAGAACTCAAAAAGTGGGCTTCCAGCTGGTCTGATCGGATCATCGGGCAGGACGCTGACGAGGAGGCCCCCAAGAGCACATCATATCCACCAGCAGGGAGTGAGGGACTCAGTTAA
- a CDS encoding winged helix-turn-helix transcriptional regulator encodes MKSSADRMIHLPPSAKLVYRVIETDGAQTQKDLIQKTTLPSRTVRYAISRLREADIISERFHFIDARQSLYGLKVASDRGV; translated from the coding sequence GTGAAGAGCTCTGCAGACCGAATGATCCACCTGCCCCCTTCGGCGAAGCTCGTGTACAGGGTGATCGAGACGGATGGTGCACAGACCCAGAAGGATCTGATCCAGAAGACCACGCTCCCTTCCCGGACTGTCAGGTATGCAATCAGCAGATTGCGGGAAGCAGATATCATATCAGAGCGGTTTCACTTCATCGATGCTCGTCAGAGTCTCTATGGGTTGAAGGTCGCTTCTGACCGGGGGGTATGA